The Panicum hallii strain FIL2 chromosome 9, PHallii_v3.1, whole genome shotgun sequence genome has a window encoding:
- the LOC112873230 gene encoding uncharacterized protein LOC112873230, protein MAHQKEVAAAETSEAMERRFRPIAPKPLPASPPPMPIGTTVSSTLLGPHKRNRQDYLVPSPMSKRERDAMSYPPPPVWWATGDGEVPVVMRAWCMRESFLPGCEEHLRGLSLEGSSVSPWAPSPDAGQRLFPVERDLISKLQVPKVIKPRPARPVRTIICIDCSSIVVATTSAVEVAMSKKTPREVEVELELPDALPAIVSGCNNNRVYLANDAYKAMVGQPVCPWLDSLPGAGASRRINGEVVLSVGAFSTTSHLPSIRCAFPCTARISWEREDASASLTVPCAVERLTSNRDDYCFIWRFDSEKASIMYCIT, encoded by the coding sequence CTGCTGAGACTAGCGAGGCCATGGAACGACGGTTCCGGCCCATCGCGCCCAAGCCCCTACCGGCGTCGCCTCCACCAATGCCTATCGGCACCACGGTGAGTAGCACCCTATTGGGGCCGCACAAGCGCAACCGTCAGGACTATCTTGTGCCATCTCCGATGTCAAAGAGGGAGAGGGATGCGATGTCTTACCCTCCGCCTCCGGTATGGTGGGCCACCGGCGATGGCGAGGTGCCTGTGGTGATGAGGGCATGGTGCATGCGCGAGAGTTTTCTTCCAGGTTGTGAAGAGCACCTCCGGGGACTTTCTCTTGAGGGGTCTTCCGTTTCACCGTGGGCGCCGTCCCCAGATGCAGGGCAGCGGTTGTTCCCTGTGGAGCGCGACTTGATCTCAAAGTTGCAGGTGCCCAAAGTCATCAAGCCTCGTCCTGCTCGCCCCGTGCGCACCATCATCTGCATCGACTGCAGCAGCATCGTTGTTGCCACCACCTCGGCGGTGGAAGTGGCTATGTCCAAGAAGACGCCGAGAGAAGTGGAGGTCGAGCTGGAGTTGCCCGATGCTCTCCCAGCCATCGTGTCGGGCTGCAACAATAACCGCGTCTACCTAGCAAATGATGCATACAAGGCGATGGTGGGGCAACCAGTATGCCCGTGGCTTGACTCCCTGCCCGGCGCCGGCGCATCTAGGAGGATCAACGGTGAGGTGGTGCTGAGTGTGGGGGCGTTTAGCACTACGTCGCACTTGCCGAGCATCAGATGTGCTTTCCCATGCACTGCAAGGATCTCGTGGGAGCGTGAGGACGCCAGTGCATCGCTCACTGTGCCGTGCGCCGTTGAGCGCCTAACCAGTAACCGCGATGACTACTGCTTCATTTGGAGGTTTGACTCTGAGAAAGCATCCATCATGTACTGCATCACATAA
- the LOC112872696 gene encoding paramyosin isoform X2: MDEAADSPALLRRVEELQREKDEKQNALEVLIRRIDGLQYEMDEKVDLVEVLTRRVEEFQRERDELRKDIEQLCMQQAGPGYVSVATRMLSQRTAALEQDVENLQKKLNGCLRENQNLQEELAEAYRVKSQLAELHGAELSKNKDLEKQVRFFQSSVAQAFSERDISLMECEKAKEREEAVLRKFADFEERKREYQSAIDDQKHLNDDLQRKLTELKAQTESSLKVILKFYDLRCRDCECPSNITFEEKCSILLDDSADNWSFSSDGGTSTLKYIASLEEEKESLKAKMAKLQSNLRMGLEIEQHLQRNARILEKRQALYDGFLRNGLSELQRFYKYQRAEIMKTLEEESSRLRKVVAEIQDKLSEICINTESEQPGDKMQCCDSSCKDVHVTTDISPSTFTSLKVCSCKQSDSPADSNSISFDESKALAQALQEKMEALMLFSQEQERYLLERQKDQIVIEDLQQKLSQVKDEKVKVLMELAKLKEEYLQLKGNSAVKEGHGSGDSSKAIPGHDQQGMLKTMLKRTSLRHWMRSNNIGHGSSDGNDRSVCKEHSVDIARLRVENSTLLEGVGTVERLTSSVHRLHIVLLKTYQAYDDVKSASSLESTFEALNSLITEANLMKTALSTVLPVSWSGNSSDAITYEALCDPSDSPKSKSEKVDPLSSAGMEMVELLIFAAEVLKESFLMKK, from the exons ATGGACGAAGCTGCAGATTCCCCCGCACTGCTTCGTCGGGTCGAGGAGCTACAGCGCG AAAAGGATGAAAAGCAGAATGCTTTGGAAGTATTGATACGTCGTATTGACGGGCTACAATATG AAATGGATGAAAAAGTGGATCTTGTTGAAGTGTTAACTCGTCGAGTTGAAGAATTCCAGCGAG AACGTGATGAGCTCAGAAAAGATATTGAGCAATTATGTATGCAACAAGCTGGGCCTGGTTATGTTTCTGTTGCAACTCGAATGCTTTCTCAGAG GACAGCAGCTTTGGAACAGGATGTTGAGAACCTCCAGAAGAAGTTAAATGGGTGCTTAAGAGAGAATCAAAATTTACAAGAGGAGCTTGCAGAAGCCTATCGAGTTAAG AGCCAGCTTGCCGAGTTACATGGTGCTGAGCTATCAAAG AACAAGGATCTTGAAAAGCAAGTTAGGTTTTTCCAGAGCAGTGTTGCTCAAGCGTTTTCTGAACGGGACATTTCATTAATGGAG TGTGAGAAAGCGAAAGAGCGGGAGGAAGCAGTTTTGAGAAAGTTTGCTGACTTTGAGGAAAG GAAGAGAGAATATCAATCTGCAATTGACGATCAGAAACACTTAAATGATGACTTGCAGAGGAAACTGACAGAACTGAAGGCACAGACAGAATCTTCCTTGAAA GTTATTTTAAAATTCTATGACCTTCGTTGCAGAGACTGTGAATGTCCTTCAAACATTACTTTTGAAGAGAAGTGTTCGATCCTTCTTGATGATTCTGCTGATAATTGGAGTTTTAGCTCTGATGGTGGAACCTCAACTTTGAAGTACATT GCATCTCTAGAAGAGGAGAAAGAGTCACTTAAAGCTAAAATGGCGAAGCTTCAAAGCAATCTAAGGATG GGCCTTGAAATTGAACAGCATTTGCAAAGAAATGCAAGGATATTAGAGAAAAGACAG GCGCTGTATGATGGATTTCTGAGAAATGGATTGTCAGAACTTCAAAGGTTCTACAAATATCAAAGGGCTGAAATCATGAAAACTTTGGAAGAAGAATCATCAAGGCTGAGAAAAGTTGTTGCAGAAATTCAAGATAAGCTAAGTGAAATTTGCATCAACACTGAAAGTGAACAACCTGGCGACAAGATGCAATGTTGTGACAGCAGTTGTAAAGATGTGCATGTTACTACAGATATCAGTCCTAGCACTTTCACAAGCCTTAAGGTTTGTTCATGTAAACAG AGTGATTCTCCTGCCGATTCTAATTCCATatcatttgatgaatctaaagCACTTGCACAAGCCTTACAGGAGAAG ATGGAAGCACTTATGCTCTTCTCACAGGAACAAGAAAGATACCTATTAGAAAGACAGAAAGACCAAATTGTTATTGAGGATCTTCAGCAGAAGTTATCTCAA GTTAAAGATGAAAAGGTGAAGGTCCTGATGGAATTAGCTAAACTTAAAGAAGAATATCTGCAGTTGAAGGG CAACTCTGCTGTGAAGGAAGGTCATGGTAGTGGTGATTCATCAAAAGCCATTCCTGGGCATGACCAACAAGGGATGCTGAAAACGATGCTGAAGAGGACATCCTTAAGACACTGGATGAGAAGCAATAATATTGGGCATGGGAGCTCTGATGGAAATGATCGTTCAGTTTGCAAAGAGCACTCAGTGGATATTGCAAG GTTAAGAGTTGAAAATTCAACTCTTCTTGAAGGTGTTGGTACTGTGGAACGCCTCACTTCTTCAGTGCATAGACTGCATATTGTGCTTTTGAAG ACTTATCAGGCGTATGATGATGTCAAATCAGCTAGTTCTCTGGAGAGTACATTTGAAGCTTTGAACAGTCTTATAACTGAAGCAAACCTTATGAAGACAGCTCTTAGCACGGTTCTTCCTGTAAGCTGGTCCGGGAATTCGTCAGATGCAATTACCTATGAAGCTCTGTGTGATCCATCTGATTCACCAAAATCGAAGTCTGAGAAAGTAGATCCTCTTTCTTCCGCGGGCATGGAGATGGTGGAACTACTGATATTCGCAGCTGAGGTTCTCAAGGAGAGCTTTCTGATGAAGAAATAA
- the LOC112872696 gene encoding paramyosin isoform X3, with protein sequence MDEAADSPALLRRVEELQREKDEKQNALEVLIRRIDGLQYEMDEKVDLVEVLTRRVEEFQRERDELRKDIEQLCMQQAGPGYVSVATRMLSQRTAALEQDVENLQKKLNGCLRENQNLQEELAEAYRVKSQLAELHGAELSKNKDLEKQVRFFQSSVAQAFSERDISLMECEKAKEREEAVLRKFADFEERKREYQSAIDDQKHLNDDLQRKLTELKAQTESSLKVILKFYDLRCRDCECPSNITFEEKCSILLDDSADNWSFSSDGGTSTLKYIASLEEEKESLKAKMAKLQSNLRMGLEIEQHLQRNARILEKRQALYDGFLRNGLSELQRFYKYQRAEIMKTLEEESSRLRKVVAEIQDKLSEICINTESEQPGDKMQCCDSSCKDVHVTTDISPSTFTSLKSDSPADSNSISFDESKALAQALQEKMEALMLFSQEQERYLLERQKDQIVIEDLQQKLSQVKDEKVKVLMELAKLKEEYLQLKGNSAVKEGHGSGDSSKAIPGHDQQGMLKTMLKRTSLRHWMRSNNIGHGSSDGNDRSVCKEHSVDIARLRVENSTLLEGVGTVERLTSSVHRLHIVLLKAYDDVKSASSLESTFEALNSLITEANLMKTALSTVLPVSWSGNSSDAITYEALCDPSDSPKSKSEKVDPLSSAGMEMVELLIFAAEVLKESFLMKK encoded by the exons ATGGACGAAGCTGCAGATTCCCCCGCACTGCTTCGTCGGGTCGAGGAGCTACAGCGCG AAAAGGATGAAAAGCAGAATGCTTTGGAAGTATTGATACGTCGTATTGACGGGCTACAATATG AAATGGATGAAAAAGTGGATCTTGTTGAAGTGTTAACTCGTCGAGTTGAAGAATTCCAGCGAG AACGTGATGAGCTCAGAAAAGATATTGAGCAATTATGTATGCAACAAGCTGGGCCTGGTTATGTTTCTGTTGCAACTCGAATGCTTTCTCAGAG GACAGCAGCTTTGGAACAGGATGTTGAGAACCTCCAGAAGAAGTTAAATGGGTGCTTAAGAGAGAATCAAAATTTACAAGAGGAGCTTGCAGAAGCCTATCGAGTTAAG AGCCAGCTTGCCGAGTTACATGGTGCTGAGCTATCAAAG AACAAGGATCTTGAAAAGCAAGTTAGGTTTTTCCAGAGCAGTGTTGCTCAAGCGTTTTCTGAACGGGACATTTCATTAATGGAG TGTGAGAAAGCGAAAGAGCGGGAGGAAGCAGTTTTGAGAAAGTTTGCTGACTTTGAGGAAAG GAAGAGAGAATATCAATCTGCAATTGACGATCAGAAACACTTAAATGATGACTTGCAGAGGAAACTGACAGAACTGAAGGCACAGACAGAATCTTCCTTGAAA GTTATTTTAAAATTCTATGACCTTCGTTGCAGAGACTGTGAATGTCCTTCAAACATTACTTTTGAAGAGAAGTGTTCGATCCTTCTTGATGATTCTGCTGATAATTGGAGTTTTAGCTCTGATGGTGGAACCTCAACTTTGAAGTACATT GCATCTCTAGAAGAGGAGAAAGAGTCACTTAAAGCTAAAATGGCGAAGCTTCAAAGCAATCTAAGGATG GGCCTTGAAATTGAACAGCATTTGCAAAGAAATGCAAGGATATTAGAGAAAAGACAG GCGCTGTATGATGGATTTCTGAGAAATGGATTGTCAGAACTTCAAAGGTTCTACAAATATCAAAGGGCTGAAATCATGAAAACTTTGGAAGAAGAATCATCAAGGCTGAGAAAAGTTGTTGCAGAAATTCAAGATAAGCTAAGTGAAATTTGCATCAACACTGAAAGTGAACAACCTGGCGACAAGATGCAATGTTGTGACAGCAGTTGTAAAGATGTGCATGTTACTACAGATATCAGTCCTAGCACTTTCACAAGCCTTAAG AGTGATTCTCCTGCCGATTCTAATTCCATatcatttgatgaatctaaagCACTTGCACAAGCCTTACAGGAGAAG ATGGAAGCACTTATGCTCTTCTCACAGGAACAAGAAAGATACCTATTAGAAAGACAGAAAGACCAAATTGTTATTGAGGATCTTCAGCAGAAGTTATCTCAA GTTAAAGATGAAAAGGTGAAGGTCCTGATGGAATTAGCTAAACTTAAAGAAGAATATCTGCAGTTGAAGGG CAACTCTGCTGTGAAGGAAGGTCATGGTAGTGGTGATTCATCAAAAGCCATTCCTGGGCATGACCAACAAGGGATGCTGAAAACGATGCTGAAGAGGACATCCTTAAGACACTGGATGAGAAGCAATAATATTGGGCATGGGAGCTCTGATGGAAATGATCGTTCAGTTTGCAAAGAGCACTCAGTGGATATTGCAAG GTTAAGAGTTGAAAATTCAACTCTTCTTGAAGGTGTTGGTACTGTGGAACGCCTCACTTCTTCAGTGCATAGACTGCATATTGTGCTTTTGAAG GCGTATGATGATGTCAAATCAGCTAGTTCTCTGGAGAGTACATTTGAAGCTTTGAACAGTCTTATAACTGAAGCAAACCTTATGAAGACAGCTCTTAGCACGGTTCTTCCTGTAAGCTGGTCCGGGAATTCGTCAGATGCAATTACCTATGAAGCTCTGTGTGATCCATCTGATTCACCAAAATCGAAGTCTGAGAAAGTAGATCCTCTTTCTTCCGCGGGCATGGAGATGGTGGAACTACTGATATTCGCAGCTGAGGTTCTCAAGGAGAGCTTTCTGATGAAGAAATAA
- the LOC112872696 gene encoding paramyosin isoform X1, giving the protein MCSRWSQQCECTRQSRRFGWRRWRSLRRRTMVELEQATGEEGKERDELRKDIEQLCMQQAGPGYVSVATRMLSQRTAALEQDVENLQKKLNGCLRENQNLQEELAEAYRVKSQLAELHGAELSKNKDLEKQVRFFQSSVAQAFSERDISLMECEKAKEREEAVLRKFADFEERKREYQSAIDDQKHLNDDLQRKLTELKAQTESSLKVILKFYDLRCRDCECPSNITFEEKCSILLDDSADNWSFSSDGGTSTLKYIASLEEEKESLKAKMAKLQSNLRMGLEIEQHLQRNARILEKRQALYDGFLRNGLSELQRFYKYQRAEIMKTLEEESSRLRKVVAEIQDKLSEICINTESEQPGDKMQCCDSSCKDVHVTTDISPSTFTSLKSDSPADSNSISFDESKALAQALQEKMEALMLFSQEQERYLLERQKDQIVIEDLQQKLSQVKDEKVKVLMELAKLKEEYLQLKGNSAVKEGHGSGDSSKAIPGHDQQGMLKTMLKRTSLRHWMRSNNIGHGSSDGNDRSVCKEHSVDIARLRVENSTLLEGVGTVERLTSSVHRLHIVLLKAYDDVKSASSLESTFEALNSLITEANLMKTALSTVLPVSWSGNSSDAITYEALCDPSDSPKSKSEKVDPLSSAGMEMVELLIFAAEVLKESFLMKK; this is encoded by the exons ATGTGCTCGAGGTGGAGCCAGCAGTGCGAGTGCACGAGGCAGAGCCGGCGATTTggatggaggaggtggaggagcttGCGGAGGCGAACAATGGTGGAGCTAGAACAGGCTACAGGAGAGGAAGGCAAGG AACGTGATGAGCTCAGAAAAGATATTGAGCAATTATGTATGCAACAAGCTGGGCCTGGTTATGTTTCTGTTGCAACTCGAATGCTTTCTCAGAG GACAGCAGCTTTGGAACAGGATGTTGAGAACCTCCAGAAGAAGTTAAATGGGTGCTTAAGAGAGAATCAAAATTTACAAGAGGAGCTTGCAGAAGCCTATCGAGTTAAG AGCCAGCTTGCCGAGTTACATGGTGCTGAGCTATCAAAG AACAAGGATCTTGAAAAGCAAGTTAGGTTTTTCCAGAGCAGTGTTGCTCAAGCGTTTTCTGAACGGGACATTTCATTAATGGAG TGTGAGAAAGCGAAAGAGCGGGAGGAAGCAGTTTTGAGAAAGTTTGCTGACTTTGAGGAAAG GAAGAGAGAATATCAATCTGCAATTGACGATCAGAAACACTTAAATGATGACTTGCAGAGGAAACTGACAGAACTGAAGGCACAGACAGAATCTTCCTTGAAA GTTATTTTAAAATTCTATGACCTTCGTTGCAGAGACTGTGAATGTCCTTCAAACATTACTTTTGAAGAGAAGTGTTCGATCCTTCTTGATGATTCTGCTGATAATTGGAGTTTTAGCTCTGATGGTGGAACCTCAACTTTGAAGTACATT GCATCTCTAGAAGAGGAGAAAGAGTCACTTAAAGCTAAAATGGCGAAGCTTCAAAGCAATCTAAGGATG GGCCTTGAAATTGAACAGCATTTGCAAAGAAATGCAAGGATATTAGAGAAAAGACAG GCGCTGTATGATGGATTTCTGAGAAATGGATTGTCAGAACTTCAAAGGTTCTACAAATATCAAAGGGCTGAAATCATGAAAACTTTGGAAGAAGAATCATCAAGGCTGAGAAAAGTTGTTGCAGAAATTCAAGATAAGCTAAGTGAAATTTGCATCAACACTGAAAGTGAACAACCTGGCGACAAGATGCAATGTTGTGACAGCAGTTGTAAAGATGTGCATGTTACTACAGATATCAGTCCTAGCACTTTCACAAGCCTTAAG AGTGATTCTCCTGCCGATTCTAATTCCATatcatttgatgaatctaaagCACTTGCACAAGCCTTACAGGAGAAG ATGGAAGCACTTATGCTCTTCTCACAGGAACAAGAAAGATACCTATTAGAAAGACAGAAAGACCAAATTGTTATTGAGGATCTTCAGCAGAAGTTATCTCAA GTTAAAGATGAAAAGGTGAAGGTCCTGATGGAATTAGCTAAACTTAAAGAAGAATATCTGCAGTTGAAGGG CAACTCTGCTGTGAAGGAAGGTCATGGTAGTGGTGATTCATCAAAAGCCATTCCTGGGCATGACCAACAAGGGATGCTGAAAACGATGCTGAAGAGGACATCCTTAAGACACTGGATGAGAAGCAATAATATTGGGCATGGGAGCTCTGATGGAAATGATCGTTCAGTTTGCAAAGAGCACTCAGTGGATATTGCAAG GTTAAGAGTTGAAAATTCAACTCTTCTTGAAGGTGTTGGTACTGTGGAACGCCTCACTTCTTCAGTGCATAGACTGCATATTGTGCTTTTGAAG GCGTATGATGATGTCAAATCAGCTAGTTCTCTGGAGAGTACATTTGAAGCTTTGAACAGTCTTATAACTGAAGCAAACCTTATGAAGACAGCTCTTAGCACGGTTCTTCCTGTAAGCTGGTCCGGGAATTCGTCAGATGCAATTACCTATGAAGCTCTGTGTGATCCATCTGATTCACCAAAATCGAAGTCTGAGAAAGTAGATCCTCTTTCTTCCGCGGGCATGGAGATGGTGGAACTACTGATATTCGCAGCTGAGGTTCTCAAGGAGAGCTTTCTGATGAAGAAATAA
- the LOC112872698 gene encoding uncharacterized protein LOC112872698 produces the protein MFFCECGTGSFKHVDEGPEDLGCGAGGSPRGRRKHGGKVNPYAGRGLDQFSVVLSELETRRARILRRVGSDTGLVLVRFVQSNGGWTPVVVKLPDEEQLKHGAAAKKPRAAASTAPPPPSPPAPASPTSPLDPTSPREREGGKKAATTKVPARRASFSWGTRARRPSCYWPAFIVLTLASLAVFGRVFAICLTSIWWYVLPTLGSGCYDGAGEDARRAGLRRSMDRRKLVSQPPHAKNGSGWGVHEVASSPRGHAKGKRG, from the coding sequence ATGTTCTTCTGCGAGTGCGGCACGGGCAGCTTCAAGCACGTCGACGAGGGCCCCGAGGACCTCGGCTGCGGCGCGGGCGGATCGCCCAGGGGGAGGAGGAAGCACGGCGGCAAGGTCAACCCCTACGCGGGGCGCGGGCTGGACCAGTTCTCCGTCGTGCTCTCCGAGCTCGAGACCCGGCGGGCCAGGATCCTGCGCCGCGTCGGCTCCGACACCGGCCTCGTCTTGGTCCGCTTCGTCCAGTCCAACGGCGGCTGGACGCCCGTCGTCGTGAAGCTCCCCGACGAGGAGCAGCTCAagcacggcgccgccgccaagAAACCGAGGGCAGCGGCGTCGACcgcgccaccaccaccgtcgcCACCGGCTCCTGCTTCGCCCACCAGTCCGCTGGACCCGACCAGCCcgagggagagggaaggaggCAAGAAGGCGGCCACCACCAAGGTGCCGGCGAGGAGGGCGTCCTTCTCGTGGGGGAcgagggcgcggcggccgtcctGCTACTGGCCGGCCTTCATCGTGCTCACGCTGGCGAGCCTGGCCGTGTTCGGGCGGGTGTTCGCCATCTGCCTCACCTCGATATGGTGGTACGTCCTCCCCACCCTGGGCAGCGGCTGCTacgacggcgccggcgaggacgcGCGCCGGGCCGGCCTGAGGAGGTCCATGGATAGAAGGAAGCTCGTCTCGCAGCCGCCGCACGCCAAGAACGGCAGCGGCTGGGGCGTGCACGAGGTGGCCAGCTCGCCAAGAGGCCATGCCAAGGGGAAGCGAGGCTGA
- the LOC112877219 gene encoding pentatricopeptide repeat-containing protein At5g67570, chloroplastic, whose protein sequence is MAVSSPPPPRFRLSLRLQNPTPHPSPSHSKPRPAPTTETLRRRLLRRGVSPTPKILHALRKKEALKALRRARKDTEAAAAAAAAAALDPGDGPIAVVEEDEDEARFRAAAAEYRALVGRPWDGAAHGVAPLRGGDGVEEGLEGLREMLVARRGDGFRWLLDDDIEPEAAERKQQKRHGTGWDAEAGDEEKRIQLLVSRLNEDSLSFHDWRLTRMMKKADLIYNEDNLLRILDGLEARGNWRQALAVTEWVYNENSYKHRRSRFVYTKLLSILGKSLRATEALRVFTIMRGDAQIYPDMAAYHSIAVTLGRAGLVKELIKIIEFLRKKPSKRVMKMRRKDWDPSLEPDVLVYNSVLNACVLSQQWKGVFWVFQQMRISGLPPTGATFGLAMEVMLKAKKYEFVQKFYEKMQKNGVPPRAITYKVLVRAFWEQGKINEAVEAVNDMEQRGVVGAASVYYELACCLCNNGRWRDAMLQVDKLKQLPLTKPLEYTFTGMILASFDGGYIYECISIFESMKEYCTPNIGTVNVMLKVYGRCDMFGKAKDLFETTKAYFSNSQTYVHEHSSLTADAYTYSSMLEASASAQQWEYFEYVYREMALSHHHLDQSKYSWLLIKACRAGKSYLLEHALDSVLERGEIPDVRLIVELICQSIAQSDYGRVLQLLNVMTEASIKINEGEWANILQQNVHQFSIDALQDLTDYLSTSGTTKADPVHSLVRALQSQCETTSMKDTYLLVDGGTNTQQCARSLLQNEGENSSSDLAEQDQLTDTCKNLCTNKLIDVPDSNRDIPQLGVAAVMSRATSLSRPRLEDIHGQCDLGHWGTQVSAIDEVLDSMSSYGASSYREMPSASEILELWEQERINDMFDPKAESGTNL, encoded by the exons ATGGCTgtctcctctccgccgccgcctcgcttcCGCCTCTCCCTCCGCCTCCAAAACCCCACTCCGCATCCGTCGCCTAGCCACAGCaagccccgccccgccccgaccACCGAgacgctccgccgccgcctcctccgccggggCGTCTCCCCGACCCCCAAGATCCTCCACGCCCTCCGCAAGAAGGAGGCGCTCAAGGCCCTCCGGCGTGCCAGGAAGGAcaccgaggccgccgccgccgccgcagcagcagcagcactagACCCGGGCGACGGGCCCATtgcggtggtggaggaggatgaggacgaAGCCCGCTTCCGTGCGGCCGCCGCGGAGTACCGCGCGCTCGTGGGGCGGCCCTGGGACGGCGCCGCCCACGGCGTGGCGCCCCTGCGCGGTGGCGACGGGGTGGAGGAGGGGCTAGAGGGTCTGAGGGAGATGCTCGTGGCGAGGAGGGGCGACGGGTTCCGTTGGCTACTGGACGACGACATTGAGCCCGAGGCAGCGGAGCGGAAGCAGCAGAAGCGTCACGGCACCGGCTGGGATGCGGAGGCTGGGGATGAGGAGAAGAGGATTCAGTTGCTCGTCAGCAG GCTGAACGAAGATTCCTTAAGTTTCCATGATTGGAGGCTTACTAGAATGATGAAAAAAGCTGACCTCATATACAATGAAGATAATCTACTAAGAATACTAGATGGGCTTGAGGCAAGAGGTAACTGGAGGCAGGCTCTAGCTGTTACTGAGTGGGTGTATAATGAAAATAGCTACAAGCATCGGAGAAGCAG ATTTGTATATACAAAATTACTCTCAATCCTTGGGAAATCGTTGAGGGCAACTGAAGCACTTCGAGTTTTCACCATCATGCGG GGAGATGCTCAGATTTACCCTGATATGGCTGCATACCATAGCATTGCTGTTACACTTGGTCGAGCTGGTCTTGTGAAGGAGTTAATCAAGATTATTGAGTTTTTGAGAAAGAAACCCTCAAAGAGAGTAATGAAGATGCGGCGCAAAGATTGGGATCCTTCCTTGGAGCCAGATGTACTCGTTTATAACTCG GTACTTAATGCTTGTGTTCTATCGCAGCAGTGGAAAGGGGTATTTTGGGTGTTTCAACAAATGAGAATTAGTGGTTTACCACCTACAGGAGCAACATTTGGATTGGCCATGGAA GTCATGCTCAAAGCCAAGAAATATGAGTTTGTCCAGAAGTTCTATGAGAAGATGCAGAAAAATGGGGTACCTCCAAGAGCAATAACTTACAAAG TGCTTGTAAGAGCTTTCTGGGAACAGGGTAAAATTAATGAAGCAGTTGAAGCAGTCAATGACATGGAACAAAGAGGAGTTGTTGGAGCTGCAAGTGTTTATTATGAACTAGCTTGCTGTCTCTGCAATAATGGAAGGTGGAGAGATGCTATGTTACAG GTTGACAAGCTGAAACAGCTTCCCCTCACCAAACCTCTGGAGTACACATTTACTGGAATGATCTTGGCCTCATTTGATGGTGGATATATCTATGAATGTATTTCAATATTCGAATCAATGAAGGAGTACTGCACACCAAATATTGGGACTGTAAATGTCATGTTAAAAGTTTATGGACGTTGTGATATGTTTGGGAAGGCAAAGGACTTGTTTGAAACAACCAAGGCTTATTTCTCAAATTCTCAGACATATGTCCATGAGCATTCATCACTTACAGCGGACGCATATACATACAGCTCTATGCTTGAAGCATCTGCTTCGGCCCAACAATGGGAATACTTTGAATATGTGTACAGAGAGATGGCTCTGTCCCATCACCATCTAGATCAAAGCAAATATTCATGGTTGCTCATCAAGGCATGTAGAGCTGGAAAG TCATATTTGCTGGAGCATGCACTTGACTCAGTACTTGAAAGAGGAGAAATCCCTGATGTACGGTTGATTGTTGAATTGATATGCCAGTCTATTGCTCAAAGCGATTATGGAAGGGTTCTGCAACTCTTGAATGTTATGACTGAGGCTTCGATCAAGATCAATGAAGGGGAGTGGGCTAACATACTACAGCAAAATGTGCATCAATTTAGCATTGATGCTCTTCAGGACCTTACAGATTACCTCAGTACCAGTGGTACTACCAAAGCAGATCCTGTACATAGTTTAGTAAGAGCACTGCAGTCGCAATGTGAGACAACATCAATGAAGGACACATATTTGCTGGTTGATGGTGGTACCAATACTCAACAGTGTGCACGCTCATTGCTACAGAATGAAGGCGAAAATTCAAGTAGCGATCTGGCAGAACAGGATCAGCTCACTGACACTTGCAAGAACTTGTGCACTAACAAACTTATCGATGTCCCTGATTCCAATAGAGATATCCCTCAATTAGGTGTTGCTGCTGTCATGAGCAGGGCCACTTCATTAAGCCGCCCACGCTTGGAAGACATACATGGGCAATGTGATCTTGGGCATTGGGGTACACAGGTATCTGCAATTGATGAAGTACTTGATTCCATGAGTTCTTATGGTGCCAGTTCATACAGAGAGATGCCATCAGCATCAGAAATTCTTGAATTATGGGAGCAGGAGAGGATAAATGACATGTTTGATCCTAAAGCAGAAAGCGGGACCAATCTTTAA